The Candidatus Omnitrophota bacterium DNA segment GACGACTTAAGAAGAAGAATCTCGCTACATCTTTGCCTATTTCTTTTACCACTTCTTCCAGAGTGATAAAGGTCCCTGCACGCGTAGACATAGGGACGACTTTCCCATTTCGATAAAGATTAGCCAATTGAACAATAAGAATTTTTAATTTTTCCTCATCATACCCCAAGGCTTTTACCGCTGCTCGTAAACGAGAAATGTACCCATGGTGGTCCGGACCCCAGAGATTAATGAGCCAATTGAATCCACGTTCATATTTATCTTTATGATACGCAATGTCTGAAGCAATATATGTTAAACTACCGTCTGATTTCCGAACAACTCTGTCTTTATCATCACCAAAAAGAGTGGATTTAAGCCAAAAAGCACCTTCTTTATGGTAAATAAATCCTTTCTCTTCCAACGATGCAATTACTTCCTTAACGCACCCTGATTTTATTAAGAAAGATTGACTTACCCAGTTATCAAATTTGACCCCAAAATTTACTAAATCTCCTCTTATTATTTTTAATATTTCCTCGCAACCAAAGCGAATGAAAAAATCCCGGGTTTCAATATCCCATTCTTTAAATCTTTCTCTATCCAAAGGAATTCTTTTGGCAATTTCAAATATGTAATCTCCTTTATAACCATCAATGGGGAAATCTTTTTCTTCTCCAAGTAATTGCCGAAATCTTACCCAGATGGACTTGGCTAAATTATCCATCTGAATTCCTTCATCATTTATATAATATTCCCTCTCTACCTTATATCCTAAAAAAGAGAGAACATTTGCTAAAGCATCTCCGATAGCTGCCTGCCTTCCGTGAGCTATGCTCAAGGGACCGGTAGGGTTAGCACTTACAAATTCAACTAGAACAGAAGAACCTTTACCATAATCGGAACTTCCAAACTTATCACCTTCAATAAGGCAATTGATGACTTCTCTATAAAGATATTTTTCTGATAAAAAGAAATTAATAAATCCTGGAAGACGAAAATCGATTTTCTTAACTATATTCTTTAAAAAGGAATCCTTCTCAATCTCTCTCTCTAACTCCAACAGAATATTATTCCCTATGTTTTGAATATCATCTTTCAATAAGTTAGTTAATTTAAAGATAATATTAGAATATAAGTCACCGTGACTTAACTGGTGGCAAAGAAACAGCTCAATATTTAATTTGGAATCTTTTAATTGAGGGAAACGGTATTTTATGGAATTTTCCAAACAGGATTTTATTTTTGGATATAAGATTCTACTCATAAGAAATTATTCAGAATTCTATAGTGGGGGCTTCGCCCCAGAGACGGTCTAAATCGTAGAATTTTCTGGTTGGTTCATAAAAGATATGGACGATGATATCGCCGTAATCAAGTAAAATCCACGTGGAAGAAGCGCCTTCTTGATGCCATGGTTTAAAACTCCGCAGAAGAAGTTCTTCTTTCACTGCCTCACTAATGGCCTCCATTCTTTTTAAGGAAGCCCCTGAACAAATAACAAAAAAATCGGCAATTGTAGAAATTTTCCGAATATCAAGAATTCTTACATCGTCTGCTTTTTTAGCTATACATAACTTAGCGATAAAAATTGCTTTTTCGTATGAATTTATTTCTCAATCACCTCCTGGTTATAAAAGCAATTTTTATTTCTGGATTCTAAAAAGCGTGGTTCCACAATCAGGAC contains these protein-coding regions:
- the rsfS gene encoding ribosome silencing factor — its product is MRKISTIADFFVICSGASLKRMEAISEAVKEELLLRSFKPWHQEGASSTWILLDYGDIIVHIFYEPTRKFYDLDRLWGEAPTIEF
- the argS gene encoding arginine--tRNA ligase yields the protein MSRILYPKIKSCLENSIKYRFPQLKDSKLNIELFLCHQLSHGDLYSNIIFKLTNLLKDDIQNIGNNILLELEREIEKDSFLKNIVKKIDFRLPGFINFFLSEKYLYREVINCLIEGDKFGSSDYGKGSSVLVEFVSANPTGPLSIAHGRQAAIGDALANVLSFLGYKVEREYYINDEGIQMDNLAKSIWVRFRQLLGEEKDFPIDGYKGDYIFEIAKRIPLDRERFKEWDIETRDFFIRFGCEEILKIIRGDLVNFGVKFDNWVSQSFLIKSGCVKEVIASLEEKGFIYHKEGAFWLKSTLFGDDKDRVVRKSDGSLTYIASDIAYHKDKYERGFNWLINLWGPDHHGYISRLRAAVKALGYDEEKLKILIVQLANLYRNGKVVPMSTRAGTFITLEEVVKEIGKDVARFFFLSRRLDSHLDFDIALAKKDSAENPVYYLQYAHARINSLKEHARERGIELDKILSDSKVIDLLISHFQEEELNIIRLIHQFHYIILEVERNLEPNILIVYLQMLAKTFHQYYARYRIIDSDIEKSYTRLIMAMAVGVVIGNGLKLLGISLPEKM